The genomic segment CAAGTTGGGCATAGCTCATTACAGCAATAATGGGGAACAAACTGGCAAAAGCGATAAGCCCAAAGCCATCAATAAGTGGATTACGTCCTTCAACATTTGAGGCTAAACCTAAACCTAATGCTGCTACCAGGGGCACGGTAACAGTTGAAGTGGTGACGCCACCTGAATCATACGCGAGTGGGATGATGGATTTAGGTGCGTAGAAGGTTTGGATCACTACCACCACATAACCTGCCATGATGTAATAATGGATTGGGTCACCAACGACGATGCGAAAACAGCCTAGCGAGATGCCGAAAGCCACGCCAATTGCCACCGAAATACGTAACCCTTGAGTGCTAATCGTGCCACCTGACACTTCGTTCGCTTTAATAGCGACTGCAATCAATGAGGGTTCGGCAATGGTGGTGCTGAATCCAATAGCGGCAGCAAAGACATACACCCATAAATAGTCTTGCCAGATGTAAGGCCCAGCAGAACCATCAGGGTGCAAAATTTCTGGTGAGGTTAACTGATTTGCAAGATTTTCACCGATTGGGAACAGCGCCAGTTCGAGTCCGACTAAGAAAAAGCTTAACCCGAAGGTGACATAAACAAACCCAAGCACCACCGTTTTCCAGTTAGCTATAGGACGTTTAAGTACACCTAATTGGAATCCAAATAGAATGATGGCTATCGGGATCACATCTCGCATTGTGAGCAGCAAGGTTTCTAATAACTGATAAAGCCACGTCATTTGGCCTCCTTGGCAAATTGTACCTGCTCATTAAGTAAAGTAATGCCTTTATTGCACATCATTGTCATAACACCATGCCGTAAAGTAAGACAAAAATTACCGGCGTTAAACTTGCAAAAGCAATGAGTCCAAAGCCATCTAACATTGGGTTTCGGCCTTTAATCACAGTGGCTAAGCCCACGCCTAATGCCGTCACTAATGGCACTGTAATCGTTGACGTGGTCACGCCACCCGAGTCATAAGCGATGCCGATGATATTTTCTGGGGCAAAGCTTGTGAGGATCATGACAATAATGTAGCCACCGATGATTAGGTAATGAATTGGCCAGCCTTTAACAATCCTGATTACTCCAAGCAAGATGGCTAAGCCAACGGAGACTGCCACCGTTAATCTCAGTCCCATCGCATAACTGTCCATTGCTGCTTCTGTGGCGGCAATGGCGCCACCTTCTGCTGCGACTTCAGCCGCTTCAGCTGCCACAGCGGTCAGCGCGGGTTCTGCTAGGGTCGTGCCAAAGCCGAGTGAGAAAGAAAAAATGACTAACCAGAATGTGCTACCTTTGCGAGCAAGGGCATGAGCTAAGGACTCACCGATTGGAAATAGGCCCATTTCCAATCCGAACACAAAAAAAGTCAGTCCTAAAACGATAAAGATGACACCGACAAGGATAGAAAAAAGGTTATCAGGAGCTTGTTGGAGGATAAAAATTTCAAAAAAACTCACCACTAAAATAATGGGGACTAAATCTCGAAAACTGCCGAGCATAGATTGTAATAACTTAACTAATCCGCTCATTCCACCTCCTGTGAAAGTTAATAATGACAATCGCTTAAGCGTAATTCCTCGCGTATAGGGAAAAGAAAACGCCTTATTGGAATGGTCTAACTTATGTATTCAGTTTGCCAAGGTTACACATTGAGGCAACAGAAATTTAACAAAAGTTGCAATAGTTTTGAGCTAGATCAATTTGTCTTTGAAAATGTGCGCTAGGTGAATCGAACCGAGGGTATTTGCAATAAACAATCAAACCTAAAAGGTACTAATTGTGGGGTGAGTCATTATTGACGGAACTGTATTCATGAGAGTAGAGAAAGCTAACTGCTAGTGAGCCAAATGAGGCGGTAAAATAATGCTTATGTATTTTGTTGGATAAGCATCATTGGGGGAGTCGTTCAGTGCAAGGCATGTATAACTAGGGTATTGTAAAGCTTAGGCATTTAAAATTAAGGAGTTAGCGCTAATGGATCTGCTGGGTGCTCAATATTGTATTTATCCAATATTTGTTGGTATTCCCCCGTTTTTTTGAGCTTAGTTAGCCCTTGATTAAACATTTTGGCAGCTTTAGTCGCGCCTTGGTTAAAGCCTACATACAAAGGCAATGGTTCACCGAAGGTACCTGCAAAGCGAATTTTATCATCTAGAGCTAGCTTTTCAGCCGTGTTTTGAATAACCACTTTATTACCCAGCATGACATGAAAACGGCCTTTGATAAGCCTTTTTAGGTTCATGGTTAACGGCTGGTTTCCAGTCGCAATGTAGAAACGATTTGAATTGGCAATTTTATCGTTTAATCGCTCGCCATAGTCATAACCACGAATGATACCAACTTGCACGTTATCTAAATCTTCAAGCTGGTTAAATTGCCAAGCAAACCCTGTCGTGGTGTAGAAATCTTTGCTTGCATAACCCACAACGACTTCATCAGTATATAAATTAAATTGGCTAACATGCTCTGGCGTGACGGCTAATATTGCATCAATATTTCCGTGTTGGACTTCTTTTAAAGCACGATTAAATGGCACTGCGATAAAATGAACCGGTTGATCCATTTCAGCAAAAGCCCTTTTTGTTAATTCAGTGACATAGCCTGTTTGACCTTCACAAACGTAAGGGCACCAAATATCAGATGCGATTAAAAGGGGCTTGGCAGATAAAGACGCTGACCAAAGGCTACTAAGGCACAATAGACATGCTGTAGTGCAAGCGAACAACTTAGTTAAGGCTGTGTTTAGCGTCATTTTCACAATGATATAAATTCCAGTCAGTTTATGTGTTCGCAACTTATAACAGGCTTAACAAGCAACCCATTATTAGTTTGTTGAGTCAATAGAGAACAGTATAACTAAATCTTCCCGAGTAATAAGTTACTTCGTGTACATTTGAAGTCATAAGGTTAAGCAGTGAGTCTAACTCTTTGAGTTATTGTATCTTAAAGCGGCAATCTATTAGGTTAAATTTAATCGTTCTTGGTATTTTTGCCAGTTTTGTAAAGCGAAATCGTTAATCGTCGTGAGTTGTTGATAAGTTATGTAGCAATGTTATCTTCATGCTTTTGTCTCGGCGCAGTTTTCGAGTTGAAGGTGTCTAGAGGCTAATTTGTTTCAAGGTCATGTTGTCCATCTGGTCACATTCTGGTGCTTATTTCATCCTTGTGCGACTGACTATTATTGAGGTTTATATCATGAAATATATTACTTTTACTGAGCCTGGAAGCGCAGAAGTTATGAATATTGCACAATCTCAAGATGACTTAATCACTCAAGCATTAACGTCGGATCAGGTTGTCATTAACGTCCATGCTGCAGGTGTGAACGGCCCCGATATTAAGCAGCGAGAAGGGGCATATCCAGCCCCCAAAGGGGCTAGTCCTATTTTAGGCTTAGAAGTGTCAGGTGAGATTATTGCTGTCGCAGAAGGTGTTTCTCAATGGCAAGTTGGCGATAAAGTATGTGCCTTAGTTCCAGGTGGCGGCTATGCCGAACAAGTCGTGACGTTTGCTAGTCATTGTTTACCTATTCCTAAAGGTTATAGCTTTGAGCAAGCTGCTGCACTACCCGAAACCTGCTTTACGGTTTGGGGCAACATGATGATTAGAGCAGGGTTGAGTAAAGGTGAGTCAGTGTTAATTCACGGTGGCTCAGGTGGTATCGGAACAACAGCAATTCAAATCGCTAAGGCAATGGGAGCACGCGTATTTGTCACTTCTGGTTCCGATGAAAAGTGCCAATATTGTCTGCAACAGGGTGCAGAACTTGCCATTAATTATCACACACAAGATTTTGTCGAGCCGATACTTAATGTGACAAATGGCCAAGGGGTCAATGTGGTGTTTGATATAGCGGGTGGAGATTTTGTGAATAAAAACCTCAAAGTGGTGGCAATGGATGGCCGAATGGTGACTGTTGCCATGCAAAGGGGAATAAGAGCTGAAGTGGATATTTTTAGACTCATGGCAAAGCGGATCAGCTGGACAGGTTCCACCTTGAGGCCGCAAAGTGTTGAAGCGAAAGCCGACATTGCTGCAGCACTGAGAGCGCAAATTTGGCCATTACTTGATAGTGGCTCAATTAACATCAAGCTGGATAAGATCTTTGCCTTTGAAGAGGTTATCGCAGCACATCAATATATGGAGTCAGGACAGCAT from the Shewanella japonica genome contains:
- a CDS encoding DUF1538 domain-containing protein, yielding MTWLYQLLETLLLTMRDVIPIAIILFGFQLGVLKRPIANWKTVVLGFVYVTFGLSFFLVGLELALFPIGENLANQLTSPEILHPDGSAGPYIWQDYLWVYVFAAAIGFSTTIAEPSLIAVAIKANEVSGGTISTQGLRISVAIGVAFGISLGCFRIVVGDPIHYYIMAGYVVVVIQTFYAPKSIIPLAYDSGGVTTSTVTVPLVAALGLGLASNVEGRNPLIDGFGLIAFASLFPIIAVMSYAQLVAWLDKRKSQAIDETELNEKNAAVPADISEALPSSAVPTSTIKNNHSIKE
- a CDS encoding DUF1538 domain-containing protein, which translates into the protein MSGLVKLLQSMLGSFRDLVPIILVVSFFEIFILQQAPDNLFSILVGVIFIVLGLTFFVFGLEMGLFPIGESLAHALARKGSTFWLVIFSFSLGFGTTLAEPALTAVAAEAAEVAAEGGAIAATEAAMDSYAMGLRLTVAVSVGLAILLGVIRIVKGWPIHYLIIGGYIIVMILTSFAPENIIGIAYDSGGVTTSTITVPLVTALGVGLATVIKGRNPMLDGFGLIAFASLTPVIFVLLYGMVL
- a CDS encoding substrate-binding periplasmic protein; this translates as MTLNTALTKLFACTTACLLCLSSLWSASLSAKPLLIASDIWCPYVCEGQTGYVTELTKRAFAEMDQPVHFIAVPFNRALKEVQHGNIDAILAVTPEHVSQFNLYTDEVVVGYASKDFYTTTGFAWQFNQLEDLDNVQVGIIRGYDYGERLNDKIANSNRFYIATGNQPLTMNLKRLIKGRFHVMLGNKVVIQNTAEKLALDDKIRFAGTFGEPLPLYVGFNQGATKAAKMFNQGLTKLKKTGEYQQILDKYNIEHPADPLALTP
- a CDS encoding NAD(P)H-quinone oxidoreductase, with protein sequence MKYITFTEPGSAEVMNIAQSQDDLITQALTSDQVVINVHAAGVNGPDIKQREGAYPAPKGASPILGLEVSGEIIAVAEGVSQWQVGDKVCALVPGGGYAEQVVTFASHCLPIPKGYSFEQAAALPETCFTVWGNMMIRAGLSKGESVLIHGGSGGIGTTAIQIAKAMGARVFVTSGSDEKCQYCLQQGAELAINYHTQDFVEPILNVTNGQGVNVVFDIAGGDFVNKNLKVVAMDGRMVTVAMQRGIRAEVDIFRLMAKRISWTGSTLRPQSVEAKADIAAALRAQIWPLLDSGSINIKLDKIFAFEEVIAAHQYMESGQHQGKIVLKVI